Proteins co-encoded in one Kutzneria chonburiensis genomic window:
- a CDS encoding DUF6328 family protein, which translates to MSSPEQDEHQRLARNVGELLQELRVAQNGVQVLFGFLLSVVFTESYRQAGEFVHVTHVVVVMLTAASAGFLIAPAAWHRVLFRRGAREAIVDRASRFVIIGLVLLAAAMAGTVLLIGYVVFGGIVGGVLGGVIGLLFGLLWFVWPRTFDAQAGPR; encoded by the coding sequence ATGAGCAGTCCCGAACAGGACGAGCACCAGCGGCTGGCCCGCAACGTCGGCGAGCTGCTCCAGGAGCTGCGCGTCGCCCAGAACGGCGTGCAGGTCCTGTTCGGGTTCCTGCTGTCGGTGGTGTTCACCGAGAGCTACCGCCAGGCCGGCGAGTTCGTGCATGTCACGCACGTGGTCGTGGTGATGCTGACGGCGGCCTCGGCCGGCTTCCTGATCGCCCCGGCGGCCTGGCACCGGGTGCTGTTCCGGCGCGGCGCGCGCGAGGCGATCGTGGACCGGGCCAGCCGGTTCGTCATCATCGGGCTGGTGCTGCTGGCCGCGGCCATGGCCGGCACCGTGCTGCTGATCGGCTACGTGGTGTTCGGCGGCATTGTCGGCGGCGTGCTGGGCGGAGTCATCGGGCTGCTGTTCGGGCTGCTGTGGTTCGTCTGGCCCCGGACGTTCGACGCTCAGGCCGGCCCCCGGTAG
- a CDS encoding SRPBCC family protein yields the protein MTTIEKSIDVHVPVRTAYNQWTQFESFPEFMEGVERVIQVDDTLTRWETKIGGVFREFDAQIVAQHPDELVAWNTVGGPPHGGVVTFQAIDQATTRVALAMQYEPDTLAEKAGTALGIVDNRISGDLKRFKEFIEKRGHETGGWRGEVSMEPQTHATQEPLPNQPPETDPVLGDMPGVAPEDYRGPA from the coding sequence ATGACCACGATCGAGAAGTCCATCGACGTCCACGTCCCGGTGCGCACCGCGTACAACCAGTGGACCCAGTTCGAGTCCTTCCCCGAGTTCATGGAGGGTGTCGAACGGGTGATCCAGGTGGACGACACGCTCACCCGCTGGGAGACCAAGATCGGCGGCGTCTTCCGCGAGTTCGACGCCCAGATCGTCGCCCAGCACCCGGACGAGCTGGTCGCGTGGAACACCGTTGGCGGGCCGCCGCACGGCGGGGTCGTCACGTTCCAGGCGATCGACCAGGCCACCACCCGGGTGGCGCTGGCCATGCAGTACGAGCCGGACACGCTGGCCGAGAAGGCCGGCACCGCGCTGGGCATCGTGGACAACCGGATCAGCGGGGATCTCAAGCGGTTCAAGGAGTTCATCGAGAAGCGGGGCCACGAGACCGGTGGGTGGCGCGGCGAGGTGAGCATGGAGCCGCAGACCCACGCCACGCAGGAGCCGCTACCCAACCAGCCGCCGGAGACCGATCCTGTGCTGGGGGATATGCCTGGCGTGGCTCCCGAGGACTACCGGGGGCCGGCCTGA